The genomic interval TGGGAGGGACAGCTCCAACAGACTGGGGGAATGGACAGAAGGaagacagattgtaaagtcaaAGTATTTGTAAATGGGACTGTACCCAACACGCTCTCGCCTTAAAATATAtagctgtgtgtatatatatttatgtgtgtatatatatatatatattaactgcAATTGTAACTATTACACAAGTATCTTGCAATAAATTGTAATTACACAAATTTGCCCTCAGCTTATAGACTGAGCTATTCAACACAAAAAGTGAAATTTAAACAGAAATGCACATTATTGGCTGCTGCTGATACTATAACTGAGTCTCATGACATTGATGGAATTAAAAATGATTGCACAATGGTTACATAACATGACATTACGACCAAATATGCTTCAAATGTCCAGTCCCCTAGCTTGTGGTATTGTCATATTAGCTCTGAATTTAGGGTTCTATAGAAGCACAACACTCACCCTTCCTGGAGGTTCTGGTGCCAGTCAGACATGACGTCAGTGTGCAGCTTAGACTCGATGTCATGGAGGCTGGCACCTTCGTGAGGCAGGACCAGCAACATGTAGGACCGTTTGCTCAGACACAGCTTGACAACCGTGCACTGCCGTTTCTTCATGGGCACCAAAGAAAAGAATTACATTTGAATACTCGCCTGAGTACATTTCATGTTTAACAGTTCCAAATACGTGACGACAAACAGTATCCTGAACTAAAATGTACCTGATCCTTCAGGTAGTGATACTGACCCGTGTGGGTCATCAGTGAAGCCATCACTGTGGTTGTTTCATCCACATGAAACTCCTGCAAGGAGGTCTTTTCTGGTTGAAAAGCCGTCCTCCAGTTGCCTAAATGGACACAACCAAAGAACACAATCAGGTACTGCAAAGGGTCGCAGTGGTAGTAGACAGAACTCAGGATTTCCGTTTGGTATCTCAGCAACTGCACAAATCTGTTTGACTGACACGTGTGGTTTGTCCATTACATGGACTGCTAATTGATTTATTCCAAATATGacttgatatattattataatcctGGCATCGTGATAAAGATTGAACATTGCACTCCTAACATACAACGGTAATTTTTACTTTATATCATGAAAGTGcgtaaactgtaaaataaattggGAGGGAGAAGAAACAGACCTTGGAAGTTgaaggaagaaacaaaaagaaagtcgCTGCTGGAGTTCAGATCTTTGAAGATGCCCTTCACCCTCCCGTCGGATGTCTTCTCCACAAAGCTGTTCACCAGCTGCTCGGCCTCCTGAGGTTCGGAGAAGTCTACACCACGGATGAACGATGTGTCGGAGAAGTCCTGCGTGCCTTGAATAAAGTCCTTGGAGAGCTGAGCGTTCTGGCGAGTGAAGGCCCAGACCTGGGTGGTGATTTCATCTTTGGGTCCGTCGTCCACCAAAGAGTTGATGCCCTGTAGGGTCTTGAGCACCTTGTGTCCATCCATTAAGAACACACAATCCACTTGGTCTTTGCCACTGCCCAGGCCCAGTAGACGCTACAAGGAAAGGATTGATTTGGTAAATATTAACATCTTTGAGTGAGCAAAAATACCTGATTATCACATGGATGGTTAGGGCCGCATCAATCATCCCCTCTTTCAAAATAGTAAAGGATCAACAGGTTCTGCTAGCTCTTTTGGCCAATCTccccaatgaaaacaaatcaaaagcaAAGACCTGGAATGTGCTTGCAGTCTTCTTCGAGGCCCCCAGGAAGAAGGTAACGAGGGATCCAAAGGTGTTGACCGGGGAGAACAGGGTGTTGGTGCTTTGCTGCTTGCTGCTGACAGCCTGGTACATCCTCAGGCCCAGAGAGTTTAACAGCGCCGCCAGGACCGCCGTCCTCTCTGTGATGTTCTGCCTCTGTGGGTCCAGTTTCGACGGATCCCTGCTGTCTGGTGTGAGGACTTCAATATCAAGGGGGTCCACAGGAAGCGTCTCCAGAGGCGTGGAGGTCTGGGCCTGCAGGGTCTCGCAGCTGACATTCTCCGCGGCGAAGAGGTTGAAGGGGTGGACGTAGACGCGGTTGGCTTGGCTGACTGAGAGGTAGCAGCAGAGTAGGAAGGCTCCAAGAGGCGACCGCATTTTACCTTTTTGTTGATAGTCACCTTAAAATGATTCTTTCTGTGGAGATAGACAGCTACTTTTAGTTTACAATGATT from Cyclopterus lumpus isolate fCycLum1 chromosome 15, fCycLum1.pri, whole genome shotgun sequence carries:
- the agt gene encoding angiotensinogen codes for the protein MRSPLGAFLLCCYLSVSQANRVYVHPFNLFAAENVSCETLQAQTSTPLETLPVDPLDIEVLTPDSRDPSKLDPQRQNITERTAVLAALLNSLGLRMYQAVSSKQQSTNTLFSPVNTFGSLVTFFLGASKKTASTFQRLLGLGSGKDQVDCVFLMDGHKVLKTLQGINSLVDDGPKDEITTQVWAFTRQNAQLSKDFIQGTQDFSDTSFIRGVDFSEPQEAEQLVNSFVEKTSDGRVKGIFKDLNSSSDFLFVSSFNFQGNWRTAFQPEKTSLQEFHVDETTTVMASLMTHTGQYHYLKDQKRQCTVVKLCLSKRSYMLLVLPHEGASLHDIESKLHTDVMSDWHQNLQEGLLELSLPKFSMSSATYLNDLLTNLNPDVEAKLLGSEAEFSQLSNTKPFTIDKVVNKVLFEMSEEGAELQDKVQETGVPLKLSINRPFFFSVIEGDSSAILMLGKITNPTL